GTTCGAACAAAGAGAATCATCATAATTTTAATTTCACGAGATATGATATTTCCTTTACTAGAAAGGCAAAAGGCAGAAGGCAGAGCACTCGCAGCCTTCATAATTGACTCTGGTATTCCTATAAATGACATTTAAGCTTTGAACAAGAGCTCCTCTGTACTCTGTCACTGTCACTGTCACACAGCATATGTTGCCCTTAGGTATTCGATTATATCTGCACTCTCAAACATTTGGATTCCTGTGTTTGGATCTTCCAAATATGGAACCTGCCAACGAATCGGAAGCTTCAAATTTATGCGGCCCAAATATTTTGTAATCATATCTAGAAACAGGCTCAATGGTGGGGCTGTGAAGAcaaattgaaattttatttttttgacacATTCTAAATTCCATTTTTTTAGTCGCTACCCCTCGTAGCCAATCATGGGTTTGCCCCGGTATGTGTAATAGTATGAAACGAACCTGAAAATGGCCGACTCTCTGGTAGAGTATCTGTCTTTTCGGGCTGCCACGCGCACAACTGCGAGCGAAGATAACAGTTCAGCTGAGATTTAGAATCGTCCCTTGTTGAAATTTCAATATTCTGCTACGCTTATTAGATAGTCATCATGCAGCGTGTCTTGATGAGGATAGGGAGTAACATGGCATGCGTATAATTCCAAAGATTTGATTCTGTGGGGATTTATTCATAAGATTAGAAATGTGGCGTACCTATGAAATATGTGTGGAAGTTCTAACTCAACGAGTACTTCGCGTACAACTTTGCAGAAAGGTGAAGCCTGAATTTATGTACATGTTTTTTTAAGTTGGCTCAGAAAACATACGAAGCAAGAACATCTTACATATTTTAATGTAACCATAAGCTAACCTCGTATGCCCATATTTCGAGAGGCTTGGGCGGCATCTTTGATGGAGTGTAGGACGAACCCTGCAGTAATTTAAGAGAGAATTTTCCGATTAGAGATCATGTAGCTAAGAACAATGAGAGCGTTTTGGCTGAGTACCTTTCCCATACGTCCGATCATTGCGAACCCTTCTGTTAAAGTCTACACGAGGGGAAAAAATGGGTCGAAAATGGGTTATTCTCGAGAAAAGCTTTTCAATTAGAGAATATGATTCAGTGCTTCTTTGCTTACAGTAAATAGACCGAGAGAGAGCAGAAATGGAACTTTTCCATCACCTGTAGAAATGGAACCAACAGGATGGATTAAATGTCTTGTTGCTGAATCAACAAGATACGGCGTGAATCGTGATGAGATTAATTGAGACAAAGACACCTAATGTACTAATGGATGCTAGGTTGGATGAGCTATGCCTTGAACTTAATCATCGTAAAATTTGTGAACaaacatgaatttttttattaagacGGAAAAACAAAAATAAGCAATTACTAGAATATAGAAACAACATACCATATTTCCCGACCAGGTATTTAATTATGTCATCAGATTCATACATTGAAATTCCAGTGTTTGGATCTACCTGAAGCAGAAGTAAATGAGAGATATCTCTGTCAAGTTGAATGGATATGGATGTTTCTACCTTCTAATCTAAGAAAATAATCTCCCCAAGACTTCATGTGCCAATCTCAACAAAAACTCACAGAATAATATGTTTGGAATCGAATCAAAGATATGAAAATCATGCAAATGAAGAATAATTAGTTACCAAGATAAATTCATGTCAAAGCATCCAAAGCACTAACCATGTAAGGGAACTGTTTTTTTCCACCCATCTCTGAAACCTTGGGACGGAAATTTGGGCCATTTTTTGGACAAGGGTAATACAGGACATCAAGGTCTAAAACTGAAACAATTTCCCTAACCTGTGATATCCTCAATTAATAACATCAAACGTTAGAAAATGCCATAGCGACATACACTATGAGGCAAGTTAATATGCAATTTAGTTAGAAAAGAGTGGCAAGAATATGAATTCCTCATTATACCTTCCGACAAAATGGGCAGCTAGAGGCACATTCACATGTTCCACCAAAGTCCATATGTAATCAGTCTTGCATGTTAATATATACAATCGCAGACCAACAAGTGTAATGAGTTAACATTTAATGTCAATCTGGAATTCAAAGAAATATACAGTTCGTATTACCtttcaaactcatatatttcGATTGGCATCTCAGGGCGAGGGCCTAATTTCGAAGTTTCTTTCAACTTAAAACCTGCAAGAATTTGTCTTCTTAGAACATATGCTATTCAGAGTTTTGACAATCAAAAGAAAGCTGCAGAGAACAATTCTGATCAACGTTTTCTCTGGGAACAAGCTTACAAAATAGTTTCTAGATTTATATAGTCAGTCAGACAGTAATTACCAGCAAATCCTAGAGCATATTGATCGGATGGAATCTCTTTACTGGGCACTACTCTCACTGAGTACCTGCATTAACGGACACAAAATTTGGAAATGATGTCACTAAATGGATTAATACTAAAGAAAAACAGCAAAACGTACTGAGTGGAAAAACTCCACATGTGAGGGAAGAGAAACTAAATTTTCACCTTACTGAGAAACACGATGAAAAGAATTAATAATACCAGAATTACTATGGCTAGTCTGGAAGCATGAGGGGAAAGAAATGACTATCCATTCTATCACCTTTTTGATATCTTAGGTGTCACACTTAATTGGGTAAATCCCCCTCTACGAGTAAATGATTTTAATCATTCTCCTTTAAAATCTATTTACATTCCTCATATCTATCTCGATTAACCACGGGATCAGAGTTATCTGACTGATGATTCATTTCCATACTTCTATCAGAAGTAAGTAGAAAGGCACGAACAAATTGCAAACTCGTAAAACAAACTAATCAAAGATAGAGAAAGTCCCGGATCCCTCCTCCCTTTGTTTAACTGTTGTGATACATCAGTATAACAATTATCCCTAATCAAACTGGAAAACTTGTTCGAACATGATCTTCTCGTCTTGTCTTGGGTACACCAAGACTTGCACGATTCTTCCTCTCCCTTCAGCTCGTATGGAGTCTCAACAAGTCAAGCTATTCATTAATTCTGTTAGCTACATGGTGGACTATAAAAATCTCGGTGAAGACGTAAACTAAAGCTAAACAAAAAATAAGTAGGCAGTTTATGTGTAATTAAGCTTCATAGTATACATTCCAAGAGTGACATCTGCAAGTATGCAGTCTTCAATATGAATAAACAGTTAACTCCCGCATATAACAGACATAAAACATACAAATGCGCGTGAAATAATCCTCAAGTTTCAAGCAATCTCaaaaatataaacatatatatatatatatatataaatacccaGTAACAAGGACACCGGTCGTAAGGCGAAAGAGGAGAGCGAGAGAAGCCCCCAAAATGTCCAAAACCTTATCGGGTCGAACCGAAAATGGCTTGGGCTCCGGAGCCCTAAAGTTGGGCGGCGCAGATACTGAAATTCCGGAACTGGGCCCCGCCTCCGTCCGTGTCGACAGCGGGCTTTCTGAAGTATTTGCCGATGATTTTACAGAAAAAATCATGTGGTTCGATGTTCTGCGCCGTAACAGTGGACTGAAAATAGGTGCGGCGGTGAGATTCAACACTCCGGCCATGGTTTCCTGCTGGATGCCGTGAAGGCAGTGGCGGTTTATATGTGTGGGCAAAATTAAGACAGGTAATTCAGTTATTTGGGACAagccaaataataataataattaaaggaTAAATATATGGGCCAAGGCCCAACTAGTAAGGCCTTGGCCTTGACAAATAGAAATAAACTGGCCCAACACATTTATtaataaactttttttttaaaatgctttCAATTTCTACTCTTTGTAAACACACACCTTTTAAACAAATTGATTATTCACTGAAAATGTTTATCTCCATTCATTAGTTACTTATATtcaaaactttatttttttgggTATAAAAAAGAATCCAATAATTTGAGTTGATTATTTTAACATTATACTTGGTTCAAAAATGTGTTTTGAATAAGATATAGTCTAAATATAATTATTAGGTATTATTCAATTTCAATGTATGAAAATATATGttaaaggcaaaaatttgtgtgagacggtctcacgggtcgttttttgtgagacagatcttttatttggatcattaatgaaaaattattattttttatgctaagagtattattttttattgtgaatatcgatagggttgacccgtttcatagataaagattcgtgagactgtctcacaagagacctaatcTATGttaaatttctttaaaaatgaaatgattaaaaaatttaataatagaaGATAATTAAGGATGCCACACATTTAAAAAAAGAAGTATTTTTACTCAATTAAACAAAAATTAGCCATGAGGAGCAACAATATCACATGCCGAAGAACTATCAGTATCGATTACTATATGAAAATAAATTAAGGGTTATCAGTGAAAATACCTCCCCACATTGAATCAAAATATCTAGAGTTAATGAagaattaattatttgattCCCGTTTTAATTTGCTATAGAATAAATGCCTCCATTTCCATTTCATTCCAACTTTATATTGTTGGTTCATAGGAATATATAATATCCATTTTTTGTTTTCATATTTCTAAATGATCATATAATATTAATCGTCACGTtcgtttttgtatttgttaccATAGAAGATAACATCGATTaagaaatattatatttaataagtccattctttaaaatatatttgatcGACTCGTAACAGATGCTACACATATAGGTTCACATGACACGTGTGTTGAAGAATGAATCATGACATGGTTGAATGAGCGACCATAATTTATCTACTCAGTATATATATCATGTATTGAGTGGATAAGAACATTACTCGTATAGACATCATAAACAAACCTCATAATTGATACACACACTTTCGACATTGACAAACATTACTGAAAGCCTAATTGGTGAAATAAAGTCACGAATGATTTGGTGTCAAATTCAATGTATATATATGATTATATTCCCTCATATATTCTCAAGAGATTGAATAGAACACAACTGAAAGCAAACTCGAGAATTTCAAtacttaataatttttttttaaaaggacaGAAATAGAAAtttcttataatttttttaacataatttgtttaaaacatttaaaataattgttcTTTTTTTAATCGTAATTGGTAAAGAATAAACATATGCATGGAAAGGAAAAATGGTGCATGTAAAACAGCAAATATGCGCgtgttatataaataaatattctttttttttccttaGAATTCATTGCACCCAAAGATAAAGCTGTCGCGTCACCTTTTTGGAGACCAAATTGCCATTGACTAAATGGATTATAGGATACAGGAAACCGAAGATAACTATAATAAATAGCCATATTTGGCACAGAACGTCCTTGATAAATATTCCTTtgttttttccaattttatGGAGTGATTTTcctatatatttattattactgATCagtttaatattaatatttagtGTATCACATGATTAGAAAGAACAAGAGTCTAAAAAGGAGACAAAATAACCGATAGAATTAGTcgtcaaaaaaaatatttggaaaTCGAAGAAGCGAAACCAAGACGACAAAGATCGATAGTTAAGAGTCGTAAAAATATATGTACCAAAATCCATGTATAGTTGCTATTGTTATGTTATATCATACGATGTTACACATATATATTGAGGATGAGAATAAAAATCGAAAGGGAGAACTGAGGAACCCATTTTTCGTGgcctttataaaaaaaaataagcaAGATTCTTGCCTCGAGAATATGGCCCTCTAGCTTTAGTCTTAGTACAGTTTAGAGATTCTGATGTTCcatttctcaagaatctcactTTCCTCTCCCCATTCACTCTTTTTCTCTTtcccttttttttttggctCTGCATGGAATAGCATTCCCTTCTAATTTCTATCATATTATTCTGTGTTAAGTCGGgtcaaatatttcatttttgtaatagctaaaaaaattcatttttaccaGTACAATCATGCATTGGTCATTCCAGCATAAGTTTTAGCTAGATAATTAATGATTGGGTCCTCCATGTAATAATTCTTAAACGCACTAAGATTCTTTTAGGTACTGCAAACTATATAACAGAGAAATTATTATAGAAATATGAAGATGAACAAGAAGaattaagtaaaaaaaaaaccgtCTAGATGTCACCTAAACACTAGGCGATGGGTGATCACCCACTGTTCCAACATAAGTTTTAGCTAAGTAATGATGATTGGATCCTCGATGTAATGATTCTTACATGCACTAAGGTTTTTTTTAAAGTATAGGAAACTATACGATCAAACATAAGAATCTCCGAAAAAGGAAAGTTTTCACAGGAAAGAATACAGGCCTAGTTCTAGATATTATTACCTTATATTAAATAAGGGGTAGGGATAGAATAGATATTATCTTCATATATATAATGTAATGACACCTAAAATATTCCAACTCATCTCACTGAAATAACATATTAAATGAACAAATAGAGGAAAAAAGTATGATATGATAATTCCTATTCTACTTCAACATTCCATGTCTAATTGTTTTAGTTGTGTATGTTTAGCAATGGCAAATGGTCGTCTTGAATGTCGGCACGACCGTTGTTTGCGACGAACTGTGatttatatcaaaccacttattttctttaataatctttcaaatatttagtTCGATAGTAGTTATCATTGGAATATTAGTCTGCACAACCTGATGGCATTAATTAACAGACAAACACAAATGTTATGGGGGcatgaataaaatcaaaccATCCCTTTCTTTGCTCATACATATCCACATGCCAGCAAAAACTGTTGAGGAATTTAGCTTTACCACTTTGCATAAAGGTTCCCACAGATTCCTCCATACTGCGTAAAATATATGAGCATATCATGATCAAACGACCCTTTCTGAAAAGCTTGGTTGGAATAATGCACAGACAGTGTTCGAGAGAGTAATATTATTTAAGCCCATTAAATCATTAGTAATCTAATGGTAAGCAATAGTAAGAGTATTTTAATATCTCGATTATCTGATTAACAATGCTGTCAAACTAGGCACAAAAATCGTGTCTCTTTCAGGTCAAGTGAAGGGCCCGTTGAACAATTCATATCTTCTAGTTTTTTTATCGTCTATCctctaaatgatttttatttttaaaagcctTCTCCAACTCATAACCTCTAAGTTTACCAAATACTccatttttctatttttctcattttcgaacacacacatacatataatgAAATAATGACATATAATTGTATTGTTCAAATGATTAATTCAATAAGcttgaaataaattatataatatttttttttcattttcaaacATACACACACTTAATTTAATCCGACTGTTTACCAAGATTTATTATCCAAAATGTTTTGCTATAATTAAATTATCATTTGTAGCATTGATGTAAATCATAcaaattgaataattatttaaggtCAAATGAATTCATCTAAACGTGGTGTTGCTTTCTCAATCGAGGAGGACAAACTCATCGTAGTGGCTTATCTTGATGTTTCACAAAATCAAGTAATTTGTTAAACCAATCACACGATAGATTGTGGTCACGAGTAGCAACTACCTACAATGAACAACTCACTAGTAAATCAATAGAGTCTCGTACTATTAAGACCCTCCAATATCAGTTGGTTCAACATAaacaagattgtccaaaactttAGTTTATCTGTTAGCCAGGTGAAACTTAGCCGTCCATGGTGGTGCTTCTGATAAATACATTGTGAGTAACTAATTGTGTTGATATATTTATGTCGAACTATATTTTTTACTTTCTATATTTGATACCATTCATATCTGGTTATAGTTGGAATAAACAAAAAACTTACTTAAGCAATCATTTGGGTCGATTTGGAAGTCAGATCATGTTTCATGTAGATGATGTTTGTTATAATtagtaatattataattaagtaatgaaaaaataaattaaaagtgataaaaaaagataaaaaatttacactaaaattaattaaaaattctaaataaaaaaatgaaatggaccaaaaaaatttaaaaaaaaaaacaaaagactCTTTTGCAATTTTCAATGTAGTGCTCCAAAATGGAGAGTGCAAATAAAGGTGGGTTGGAAGAGTTTCCCTCTATAATGGAGGAATTCTCTAGGAAAGTTGGAGATGCCCTCACAAGAACAAATTTTACAGTTATAATTATCATTTGAGGTGGAAACAGTCTGTATTCTCTCTTGGTCGTGTCAATGCCACGATGCATTTAGAAGTTGACAAATCTTTTTCACTCACAGAGATAAATTTCTCCACAACTTATAATGAGTTGCTTACTAAAAGATTGTCATTTACAGTAAGAAAGAAAGTATATTCACACAAAAGAATCTGCAtcccaataaaattttaacaCGAAGTGAAAGCAAGTGGTCTTATTCTTGGTATGATTTGTCACGCTTATGTCCGATGCAAGTATAGAAGTAAGTACAATCCCAGTCATTTTCTTTTAAAGGGGTCCCAACTATTGGGACCAACTTCTTTATGCTTATTTGAAGAATTTGAAAAAGATCTTATTCTCCCCTCTTTCACTCTTTTATGAACCGTGTCTTGCTTGAATGAATAAGTACCAAACTTACTGAAGGAGACAACGAAGAATGTATTCGCTGTGTCATTCCTGACCTTCAAATGAAGCCAGGAAGCAACATCCCATTCCCCTCACCCTCACCGCAAAATGAATCTAATTAAATCTTTGAGAACACAGGATATTTCTACATGAAAGAATGTGAATGCGAACTTTTTTACACACAAATCATCAACTGTGAATCAAAAGTTGAAATATGCATGCACAGTCACTTACAACATGGACGACGTGACATTCCATAAAGAACTGCTAGCAAGTGTATGATCAATCTCTCTTCACACGCGTTTTTTAACCCTTGGAAATAAAAAGAGAGAGACATTCCAATGCTGAGTAGATGCTCCGGTCAATAGATTCTTtcttgttaaaaaatttaaacgGTTTTGGAACATCATACAAAGCGGATTCTTCTAATATTCACATCAAAGGGAACCAAATTCCACTGTTCATTCCAGGAATAAGGTTCCTAAACTTTGCCAGAAGACGAATATGGGTGACTAAGGTGGATCTATTCTTGTACACACTGTAAGGTATTAAGCGAAAAAATAGCTAGTTCTACAGGGTAAGAATAAAAAGGGAAACTAGGGGAGAGGACCCCACTCACAGATGCTTAAAAATGGAAGGACGACATCTCTTTTCATGTCCTTGTGAAGATTGGATTGAATCTGATTTTCTGTTGGGCCAGTGCAAGATTCTATGCTTCCCTTGCCACTTCTCTATCCTCATCTGTTTATAAGCATCCCCAAGCACAGCTTCGGTCAAAGAAAACAAGTAACGAATAAGAGCATCACAATTGCAAGATAGCAAAAACATACTTCACATTCAGAGTATTTGAAGATTGGCATTTAAACAGTGTTGATATCGTTCTCAGGTAccattatgtttttttttttcattttagtcGCCTCCTTTCAGCTTTGACATGGAGTATCATAAGAAAGTGTGATATTTAGGAAAGAAAATGTACCGCCAACACCACAACcaaggaaagatcattcaacctTCCTCGAGAATGTCAATTCCTGCTGAAAGGCATTTGTTCCTTCATGGTACAAATGGTGCTGGAGATTCAGGACTTGTGCTTTCAACTGATGCAAAGCCAAGACTTAAATGGACTCCTGACCTCCATGAACGATTCATAGAAGCAGTGAATCAACTAGGCGGAGCAGAAAGTAAGCATATCAAATGTACCAAGTTCCGCAGCAACAAATAACATGCTCTTACGTTCAGCTAAcagtatagttccttctgtgcAGAAGCTACCCCAAAATCAGTTTTGAAACTGATGGGAATTCAAGGACTAACCTTATACCACTTAAAGAGTCACCTTCAGGTTAATTCTTAACCAATAAATTTCACTCTAAAATTCTGCAGAACTATACTGAGAATTAACTTTAACACGTGAAATGAAGTTCTCAAGTTTCTATCATTTTTCTGCCAGAAGTATAGGCTCAGTAAAAACCTCCACGGACAAGCTAATAGTGGAAATAACAGAACGGGTAAGAATTACAAAATTTCCAGTAAATACCAATTGAAGATAGTATGCTTATTGGTGGCAAACTGATTGCAGCAACAGGGGAAAGAATAAATGAAGCAAGTGCAACCCATATGAGCACTCATAACACTGAAACCCAAACGACAAAGTATGAGccaaaaaaatttcatgatatTTGTTTCTTTATTTCGGTTATATATACTCACACAAGCATGCAACTTACATTTTTATTATGTGATTCTTGTCTCAGAAACTTGCATTTAGGAGAAGCAATACAGATGCAGATTGAAGTGCAGCGAAGGTTACATGAACAGCTGGAGGTAAAAAGACAATAGATAGAGTCATGCACATAGTAAATAGTAAATACAAGTTATAAATCCCTCACACATGTATATGCATCTTGTCattcaataaataaaattcCATTTTGATGTTTCCCACCATGCTCTACCTTCTTGGCACATACACTGACAATAAAACCCAACCCTCGAGCAGAGAGTATTATTAGAGCTTGTCACACCACAATTTTTCCAACATCTCATCTTTGATTGCAAAACGCATCACAGTTCAATCAATATATTTCAGGCAAATGATTACAAAGCATGTctattattgatttgatatcatTTAGAATGGCATTCTCTCACTTTTTCTTCCCCCTGCTAAATAGTTCAAAATTACAATGCGTACAAGTTATATAGCTTTCACAACGTTGAATTTCTATGCCTCCGTCATAACAAGTTCATTTCCACATGCATAGGTGCAGCGCCATTTACAGCTCCGGATAGAGGCTCAAGGTAAATATTTGCAAGGCGTATTAGAGAAAGCACAGGAAACCCTTGGAAAACAGAATGTCGGAACAATAAGTCTGGAAACTGCCAAGGTTCATTTATCTGACTTGGTGTCCAAAGTTACGACACAATGCCTGGATTCCGTATTTCCCGGAGTGAAAGAATTGTCAGATTCGTGCCTACAGCAAGCACAAACAACTCAGCCAGCAGATTGTTCGATAGAGAGTTGCTTAACCTCGTGTGATGGTTCTGTGAGGGACCAAGAAATGTACAATATGCCGATGGGATTGAGCCCTATAAAATTTAGAGCGCAGAAGGAGTCGAGGGAAAATGACAATGAGCTAAGGAAACCTGAAAACAGATGGCACGAAGACAAAAAAGAAAGCAGAGGGTTTTTCCCCAGGGCAAATGACAATGCACTTGTCTTAGAAACCAAGTCCAACAATTTATCAATGAGCATTGGATGTCATGAAGGAAGCAAATGGAATGGTGGTAGCAACTATTTAGAGAACAGGTTTAAAGGGTCAGaaacaaatattaattttttcaacAAGAATACGGACAATAATGGTTTAATCAACTCACAGTCTCACAAGAAATCGCCAGAGTCGAAACTTCCATTCTTTTCTAGAAAACTGGACCTTAACACTGGTGATGAAAATGATGGTGTCTCAAACTGCAAGCAATTGGATTTAAATGGCTTCAGCTGGGGATGAGAGACAAATTTTGTAAGAGCCACTGCTCGAGAGTCAAGATCCATAACAAATGGAAAGTGATATTAATGCCACAAGACCATATGCTTTCATTGGTTGAGAGGGATAGTCGGTCAAATAAAAAAAGCTCCAGCAATTTGCAATGATAAGATTTGTGCTTGTGCTTGTGCTTGCCCAATATTTTTGTAGTAACGTTTAGAAATGATAATAGCACAAGATGTTTCATGACAATCTATGATCGATTTGAGGTTATAGAAACAGACTCAATCTATAATTCTACCAAAAAAGCAAAGCCTGTTTTGTTAGCTAGACAAACTGAAAAGAAAAGGATATAAGTTTTTTAAAGGGGGAATTTCAATATTGAGAGTGGAAAAGAgaaaaatgcaaaaaaaaattttgatatcGTTCATTGTACGAGTCTCTCACCTATCACACACACAAGCAAAATAAGGCAAATACGATACTCATGCTCAACAGGTATAACAGTACAGGTGTTGCTATTCCACCAAGTTGATTAATTAGAACCCCAAATAATCATGGAAACACGTGAAAACTTGTTGCAATTGTTGGATGATACGAGAACTGTACTGATTTGCGATCTACAACTGTtaacaccaaaaaaaaaacagatacaatttgaatttttttaaaaaaacatacatATATGAATATTGTCGCGAATTAGCTCCTTTTGGACCGTCTTGAAATATAACAGTCCCTTTCAAAATCTATATggattaaaaatgaaaaaattgaaATGTATAACAATTCCATCCATCAAAACTCATCTAGTCAAACATTATACTTCACCATCTGAATTTCCTTCTTCTTGAAACCACATTTTTCATAAAACGGTATGTTTTCAACACTGCAATCAAGAATCACCTTGTAACAACCCATAGCTCGAGCATGATCAGAGAGGAAATCAACGATTCTCTTCCCTAATTGCTTACCTCGAACAACAGAATCCACCACCACATCTTCAATATGCCCCACTTTTCCACAATTCCTTATGAATTTCTTCTCGATAAACACACTCCCGGTGGCAACAATCATACCTGAATTATAGTCCTCAATCACGCATATAATATGTTCATCCCCACATTTAGCAAGTTCATGAAATCGTTCTATAAATGCCTCATGGGATATGGAATCACAAACTGTCAGCTGTTGAAGTAATTCAATGAAGCCTTTTTTTTGGTCCATGATCTCTAACTTTCTGACCTGAAACATATCTTCTTCTACGAAGGAGTTTGTTGTTTGCATCTTTTCCTGCACCCATACATCATACATGTACTCCTAAgcattaatataataatatcccAAGTAAAAGAAACAATTCCAGACCGCAAAGGTTGAATCTTGATTAATTTGAAGGAGTCACACAAAATTCAAATCGTCGAGATTCGAATTAATTCCATTCGGGTACCCGAAATTTTTCGGGCAGTGTCGGGTACCCAAAATATAAGGCACAAAAATATTCAGACAAAAAATGGGCCTCCATATAGCACAGAGCCGTATAGCACATAGCCGAATGGACACAGCTTCAGTGTGTCTATGCTAGAAATGCCAAAATCAAGTGCGGAAAAACAAGAAATACATCAGAAATTGATATGTCGAGAAAAGATTCGGATACAAGATCTGGAACATGATGGAGATACTACAATCTGAGACATAATTATTGATAAGTTGCATCACTCATGTTCCAAGATTAACAAAGCTAAAAGATTACAATTCTAATGCTTATGGAGATAGCAGAAACGTACAGAGAGCGCGATCGGCAAAACGTCGTCGTTGCAACCAAGGTATCCAAATGTACAggttttaataatataaagcTATCTTGGACGACTACTGTGGATCTTGGCTCTGCAGAACTTGTGTGATGAGATATGTACGGAGGGATCAAAATTCAAGTTGAATTTCCtcgaaaacaaataaataaatcgaattaaaaatcatttttaaaaaaaaaaattggcagTAAGAGTAGAGAAAGTGAAAATATGTTATTGGTTGAGATTTTTATTATTCACTTTAATAATTATGCGAATTATTTTTTAAacgtatatatattttaaattaatttgatgagaaattattttaattgaaaatATAATTGATTTACATTATTAAAAtcaacttaatttttttttatttttgcacat
The Primulina eburnea isolate SZY01 chromosome 5, ASM2296580v1, whole genome shotgun sequence genome window above contains:
- the LOC140832412 gene encoding glucosamine 6-phosphate N-acetyltransferase-like, whose product is MQTTNSFVEEDMFQVRKLEIMDQKKGFIELLQQLTVCDSISHEAFIERFHELAKCGDEHIICVIEDYNSGMIVATGSVFIEKKFIRNCGKVGHIEDVVVDSVVRGKQLGKRIVDFLSDHARAMGCYKVILDCSVENIPFYEKCGFKKKEIQMVKYNV
- the LOC140832409 gene encoding uncharacterized protein, whose product is MAGVLNLTAAPIFSPLLRRRTSNHMIFSVKSSANTSESPLSTRTEAGPSSGISVSAPPNFRAPEPKPFSVRPDKVLDILGASLALLFRLTTGVLVTGYSVRVVPSKEIPSDQYALGFAGFKLKETSKLGPRPEMPIEIYEFESCPFCRKVREIVSVLDLDVLYYPCPKNGPNFRPKVSEMGGKKQFPYMVDPNTGISMYESDDIIKYLVGKYGDGKVPFLLSLGLFTTLTEGFAMIGRMGKGSSYTPSKMPPKPLEIWAYEASPFCKVVREVLVELELPHIFHSCARGSPKRQILYQRVGHFQVPYLEDPNTGIQMFESADIIEYLRATYAV
- the LOC140832410 gene encoding myb-related protein 2-like isoform X2, whose product is MYRQHHNQGKIIQPSSRMSIPAERHLFLHGTNGAGDSGLVLSTDAKPRLKWTPDLHERFIEAVNQLGGAEKATPKSVLKLMGIQGLTLYHLKSHLQKYRLSKNLHGQANSGNNRTGERINEASATHMSTHNTETQTTKNLHLGEAIQMQIEVQRRLHEQLEVQRHLQLRIEAQGKYLQGVLEKAQETLGKQNVGTISLETAKVHLSDLVSKVTTQCLDSVFPGVKELSDSCLQQAQTTQPADCSIESCLTSCDGSVRDQEMYNMPMGLSPIKFRAQKESRENDNELRKPENRWHEDKKESRGFFPRANDNALVLETKSNNLSMSIGCHEGSKWNGGSNYLENRFKGSETNINFFNKNTDNNGLINSQSHKKSPESKLPFFSRKLDLNTGDENDGVSNCKQLDLNGFSWG
- the LOC140832410 gene encoding myb-related protein 2-like isoform X1, producing MYRQHHNQGKIIQPSSRMSIPAERHLFLHGTNGAGDSGLVLSTDAKPRLKWTPDLHERFIEAVNQLGGAEKATPKSVLKLMGIQGLTLYHLKSHLQKYRLSKNLHGQANSGNNRTATGERINEASATHMSTHNTETQTTKNLHLGEAIQMQIEVQRRLHEQLEVQRHLQLRIEAQGKYLQGVLEKAQETLGKQNVGTISLETAKVHLSDLVSKVTTQCLDSVFPGVKELSDSCLQQAQTTQPADCSIESCLTSCDGSVRDQEMYNMPMGLSPIKFRAQKESRENDNELRKPENRWHEDKKESRGFFPRANDNALVLETKSNNLSMSIGCHEGSKWNGGSNYLENRFKGSETNINFFNKNTDNNGLINSQSHKKSPESKLPFFSRKLDLNTGDENDGVSNCKQLDLNGFSWG